In the Diceros bicornis minor isolate mBicDic1 chromosome 22, mDicBic1.mat.cur, whole genome shotgun sequence genome, one interval contains:
- the LOC131420190 gene encoding C-C motif chemokine 21-like, which yields MAQSLALILFVLLLAFCIPRTQGSDGGAQDCCLKYSQREIPAKVVRGYRKQEPSLGCPIPAILFSPRKDSQPELCADPKEAWVQQLMQRLDKPPAPRKPAQGCKKDKGAPKSGKKGKGSKGCKRTKTPKQP from the exons ATGGCTCAGTCGCTGGCTCTGATCCTCTTTGTACTGCTCCTGGCCTTCTGCATCCCCCGGACCCAAG GCAGTGACGGAGGGGCACAGGACTGTTGTCTCAAGTACAGCCAGAGGGAGATCCCCGCCAAGGTTGTCCGTGGCTACCGGAAGCAGGAGCCAAGCCTGGGCTGCCCCATCCCAGCTATCCT GTTCTCACCTCGGAAGGACTCTCAGCCAGAGCTGTGTGCAGACCCTAAGGAGGCCTGGGTGCAGCAGCTGATGCAGCGTCTGGACAAGCCACCAGCCCCACGGAAACCAGCCCAGGGCTGCAAGAAGGACAAGGGAGCCCCCAAGTCCGGCAAGAAGGGAAAGGGCTCCAAAGGCTGTAAGAG gaccaAGACCCCAAAACAGCCATAG
- the LOC131420271 gene encoding protein SPATA31F1-like, translating into MLSPTFLYGSIFIIVLLIWQVKRSYDGLRLEPKRSCCRRHRKVRQRARDAASRARRRSQKEAERPWELLSVMKSQSWLPREGSVRRLLCADSCCQICNAMALEIQQLLVGENTLISSTSPRPSQGSSCLEVLSMSIVSFEQSLEHRSPQSKDLSLPSATPTVLQLMDQRSLTQSAAQSAGEVSLHDYWAEHIQLGREFQVLEMTRGAEMISSSRLEEPRIPGNQQEMMQSNPSLVYGNQGQQPLNSQISLLTPNGEITTLTHPLALHMVTVLPAHLPFLSPEVLRFLEVHVKKWMHFQRWGLPRRVEESLRQFMPNPPLFYQPINNQPVSFIQNDTSQLSVEKFATVSYQTWGSCMAGQPTQAFWVSEWSIVDPEQRHHYQQIPNHMALALPSPALKDLSGLDPLPGPQAHDSVGHLQQEYSQLFCGLPSLHSESLVDVFLGCQSLSMNRNMSKSPLKDPFLFKELSFLPLSPKTPPRSTTPSCSSSPNWVTPSDHQQAQINVPFLTMAECEALEWHVLQRQLQLHWGLPEVFQRSPHTQSPVHYKPCDKAQSAETGKTSWQGKPISALTREIRFFPEHARRLLGFHLQRQLIHHRWGLPQKIQQSIQLLLSPADQHTLSWNSTALANVTVPQSTVLDTNGAGDPFSPIMDPVSVPVPHLLDQAKAILQSHINSKRGQIHQGKVPACVYSSWECIIPGGLEGAPLTCIPESKPLERQAATDSDLQQEVTPWMPTALEQQQQASADANNEHPKLPRALSNGALEKLETTLRHKYLAFLSGLPALYYVALSRAMAPAITTQALITDKVPGPVQFLMEPLTQVTSRAEQCRSPAARFQDANETCADSADEFQAEVQVEEMIETAPLESQTEPASRYSLKKPILAKLNFHLRKKILETQLGIPVRAKASREQTLAIPENISTQESLGSVINPGKTLLQKLPITADTPHVPDPEWLHLKQQLANELKAVQKSQKHPSFRAVHHGSAHGASKISQPSGDVTEAQVLCVQLEASVNLPSLVEPWSPEPQSPGKSNDSAQIPTLAGKREDPGKPKSAGDHGEGDAGFAFSSTRETGHPAEAERPEGMLLHRTPRNPWRWSHSFHLDAPCPHSPERRPQLKLPELPPGVPGGQDSEKNEPQDSQTKLNIFLNPAGTPEHAQPVGPQSQHFLGQLIQGKPLQGQTLQGHVLQGQVMPVHTHKRPGLPESGLRNKMKSFLHWINPKTKGKDHKESMFSKAETVASTRKEHVEKSLALAKSPTGRPKTQKTRRDPNAQSPNTEKQVSVAFWDGAPSPDSKLRHCSHSHQLHSVSVLGHPRHCPRHCPRVACATHPGNPPEFSTLPSEGNVGLLKKTQHNQKTL; encoded by the exons ATGTTGAGCCCTACTTTTCTTTATGGCTCCATCTTCATTATTGTCTTACTCATCTGGCAAGTGAAAAGGAGTTATGACGGATTAAGGCTGGAACCTAAAAGGAGCTGCTGCCGG CGTCATCGAAAAGTCAGACAAAGGGCTAGAGATGCAGCATCAAGAG CTAGGAGACGTTCCCAGAAAGAAGCTGAGAGGCCGTGGGAGCTGCTCTCTGTCATGAAAAG CCAGAGCTGGCTTCCTCGGGAGGGGAGTGTACGGAGGCTCCTGTGTGCAGATTCCTGCTGCCAAATCTGCAATGCCATGGCTCTGGAGATTCAGCAGTTGCTGGTGGGTGAGAACACCCTGATCTCTTCCACTTCACCGAGGCCATCACAGGGCTCCTCCTGCCTAGAGGTGTTGTCCATGTCTATTGTGTCTTTTGAGCAGAGCCTAGAGCATCGTTCCCCACAATCCAAAGACCTTTCACTTCCATCTGCAACCCCCACAGTGTTACAGTTAATGGATCAGAGATCCTTAACACAGTCAGCTGCCCAGTCCGCAGGTGAGGTCAGCCTCCATGATTACTGGGCTGAACACATCCAGCTAGGGCGGGAATTTCAAGTGCTAGAGATGACCAGGGGTGCAGAGATGATATCTTCTTCAAGGTTGGAGGAGCCTAGGATCCCAGGGAACCAGCAGGAGATGATGCAGAGCAACCCCAGCCTCGTCTACGGGAACCAAGGTCAGCAGCCCTTGAATTCCCAGATCTCTCTGCTGACTCCGAATGGAGAAATCACTACCCTGACACACCCTCTGGCCTTGCATATGGTCACTGTCctccctgcccacttgccattcCTCAGTCCTGAAGTCCTGAGGTTTCTTGAGGTACATGTAAAGAAATGGATGCATTTTCAGAGGTGGGGGCTCCCCAGACGTGTGGAGGAGTCCCTGAGACAGTTCATGCCAAACCCGCCATTGTTTTACCAACCTATAAATAACCAACCAGTTTCTTTCATCCAGAACGATACTTCTCAGCTCTCTGTTGAGAAATTTGCAACCGTTTCCTACCAGACCTGGGGTTCATGTATGGCTGGCCAGCCAACCCAGGCCTTCTGGGTTTCTGAATGGTCCATTGTGGACCCAGAACAAAGACACCACTACCAGCAAATCCCAAACCATATGGCTCTAGCCTTGCCCTCTCCAGCCCTTAAAGACTTAAGTGGCCTCGATCCACTTCCTGGCCCACAGGCTCATGACTCAGTGGGCCATTTGCAGCAGGAATACAGCCAGCTATTCTGTGGCCTCCCTTCTCTGCACAGTGAGTCCCTGGTTGATGTCTTCCTTGGCTGTCAAAGCCTCTCCATGAACAGGAACATGTCCAAGTCCCCCTTGAAGGATCCTTTTCTCTTCAAGgagctctccttcctccctctgtcaCCTAAAACTCCACCCAGGTCAACCACACCCTCTTGCTCATCTTCTCCAAATTGGGTCACTCCGTCTGACCACCAACAAGCTCAGATCAATGTCCCATTTCTGACAATGGCCGAATGTGAAGCTCTGGAGTGGCACGTGCTACAGAGGCAGCTCCAACTTCACTGGGGTTTGCCAGAAGTTTTCCAGAGATCTCCACACACTCAGAGCCCTGTGCACTATAAGCCCTGTGACAAAGCCCAGTCTGCTGAGACTGGGAAAACCTCCTGGCAAGGAAAGCCCATCTCAGCCCTGACCAGAGAAATACGCTTCTTCCCGGAGCATGCCCGGAGGCTGCTGGGATTCCACCTCCAGAGGCAGTTGATTCACCATCGCTGGGGCCTGCCCCAGAAGATCCAGCAGTCCATCCAGTTGCTCCTGTCCCCCGCTGATCAGCACACTCTGTCCTGGAACAGCACAGCCCTAGCCAATGTGACTGTTCCCCAATCCACAGTCCTAGACACCAATGGGGCTGGTGACCCCTTCTCACCCATCATGGACCCAGTGTCAGTCCCCGTGCCACACTTGCTCGACCAGGCCAAGGCAATATTGCAGAGCCACATCAACTCCAAACGTGGGCAGATTCACCAGGGCAAGGTCCCTGCCTGTGTATATAGCTCTTGGGAGTGCATCATTCCTGGCGGCCTGGAAGGGGCTCCCCTCACCTGCATCCCAGAAAGCAAGCCCCTGGAGCGACAGGCAGCCACTGACTCTGATCTACAACAGGAAGTTACGCCCTGGATGCCCACAGCCCTCGAGCAGCAGCAACAAGCCTCTGCAGATGCCAACAATGAACATCCTAAGCTGCCCCGAGCCCTGTCCAACGGAGCCCTTGAGAAACTGGAGACGACTTTACGGCACAAGTATCTGGCCTTCttgtcagggctgcctgctctcTATTATGTGGCTCTCTCCAGGGCCATGGCCCCGGCAATCACTACCCAAGCTCTAATCACAGACAAGGTGCCTGGGCCAGTCCAATTCCTCATGGAACCTCTGACCCAGGTGACGTCACGTGCAGAGCAGTGTCGAAGTCCTGCGGCACGCTTTCAAGATGCCAACGAGACTTGTGCAGACTCTGCAGATGAGTTCCAGGCTGAAGTGCAGGTGGAAGAAATGATCGAGACAGCGCCTCTAGAAAGCCAGACGGAGCCTGCGAGCCGTTACTCACTCAAAAAACCCATCTTGGCCAAACTAAATTTCCACCTGAGAAAGAAGATCCTAGAGACACAACTGGGAATTCCCGTAAGAGCAAAGGCATCCAGGGAACAAACCCTAGCAATCCCAGAGAACATTTCCACACAGGAGTCTCTTGGGAGTGTAATCAACCCAGGAAAAACACTGCTCCAGAAACTCCCCATCACAGCAGACACGCCTCATGTCCCAGATCCAGAATGGCTCCATCTTAAACAACAGCTGGCCAATGAGTTAAAGGCAGTGCAGAAGAGCCAGAAGCACCCTAGTTTCAGAGCAGTACACCATGGTTCTGCCCATGGGGCCTCCAAGATCTCACAGCCCAGTGGGGATGTGACAGAGGCCCAGGTGCTTTGTGTTCAGCTGGAGGCCAGTGTGAACCTCCCCAGCCTGGTGGAGCCCTGGAGCCCTGAGCCCCAAAGCCCTGGCAAGAGCAACGACTCAGCCCAAATCCCCACGctggcaggaaagagagaggacccGGGGAAACCCAAATCGGCAGGGGACCATGGAGAAGGGGATGCAGGGTTTGCGTTCTCCTCAACAAGAGAAACCGGACACCCTGCCGAAGCCGAGAGGCCAGAAGGGATGCTTCTGCACAGGACACCCCGCAACCCCTGGCGATGGAGCCATAGCTTTCACCTTGACGCTCCCTGTCCACACAGTCCCGAACGTCGCCCTCAGCTTAAGCTCCCAGAGCTACCACCAGGAGTCCCTGGGGGGCAGGATTCTGAGAAGAATGAGCCACAAGACAGTCAAACCAAGCTCAACATCTTCCTCAATCCAGCAGGGACTCCTGAACATGCACAGCCTGTGGGGCCCCAGAGCCAGCATTTCCTGGGCCAACTCATTCAGGGTAAGCCACTGCAGGGCCAAACTTTGCAAGGTCACGTTTTGCAGGGGCAGGTGATGCCAGTCCATACTCACAAGAGGCCTGGCCTCCCGGAATCTGGCTTGAGAAATAAGATGAAATCCTTTCTGCACTGGATTAACCCCAAGACAAAAGGCAAAGACCACAAGGAATCCATGTTCTCTAAAGCTGAGACTGTGGCCAGCACCAGAAAAGAACATGTAGAAAAGAGCCTGGCTCTGGCCAAAAGTCCCACAGGACGACCCAAGACACAGAAGACAAGAAGGGACCCGAATGCCCAATCTCCCAACACTGAGAAGCAGGTCAGCGTGGCCTTCTGGGATGGCGCCCCTTCCCCAGACAGTAAGCTCCGGCACTGCTCCCACTCCCATCAACTCCACTCTGTCTCAGTCCTGGGTCACCCCCGCCACTGCCCTCGCCACTGTCCTCGAGTGGCGTGTGCCACTCACCCAGGGAACCCACCCGAATTCTCAACTCTCCCCTCAGAGGGAAACGTTGGTCTCCTCAAgaagacccagcacaatcaaAAGACACTGTAG